A window of the Gordonia humi genome harbors these coding sequences:
- a CDS encoding class I SAM-dependent methyltransferase: MSGPRRPTGRITRGTTNINRLRRIDRAMAGDRRVLAACAGPSPLAVDLGYGGRPDTAVEMARRLRAVVPGLDLVGLEIDPARIVEPRDGVRFALGGFELAGLRPNLVRAFNVLRQYDEDEVRDAWTLMRSRLAPGGLIVEGTCDEIGRRCCWVLLDEDGPIELTLCWSPEHTDRPSELAPRLPKALIHHNVPGAPIHELLTRADRAWDRAAPQAAFGPRDRWRVAVRALRDEGLPVSIPRGRRVDNMLTVPWSLVADPA, translated from the coding sequence GTGAGCGGGCCGCGTCGGCCGACCGGCCGAATCACTCGCGGCACCACCAACATCAACAGGCTTCGACGCATCGATCGAGCCATGGCCGGGGACCGGCGCGTGCTCGCCGCGTGCGCCGGGCCGAGCCCGCTGGCCGTCGACCTCGGCTACGGCGGACGTCCGGACACCGCCGTCGAGATGGCGAGGCGGCTGCGCGCCGTTGTTCCGGGACTCGACCTCGTCGGACTCGAGATCGACCCGGCCCGCATCGTGGAGCCGCGCGACGGCGTCCGCTTCGCGCTCGGCGGATTCGAGCTGGCCGGGCTGCGGCCCAATCTGGTGCGTGCGTTCAACGTCCTGCGCCAGTACGACGAGGACGAGGTCCGCGACGCGTGGACGCTCATGCGGTCCCGGCTCGCTCCCGGCGGACTCATCGTGGAAGGCACCTGCGATGAGATCGGTCGACGCTGCTGCTGGGTGCTCCTCGACGAGGACGGTCCGATCGAGTTGACGCTGTGCTGGTCGCCCGAGCACACCGATCGGCCGTCCGAGCTGGCGCCTCGGCTGCCGAAGGCGCTCATCCACCACAATGTCCCGGGTGCGCCGATCCACGAACTGCTCACGCGCGCCGACCGCGCGTGGGATCGTGCGGCCCCGCAGGCCGCGTTCGGACCGCGCGATCGGTGGCGCGTCGCGGTGCGCGCCCTCCGCGACGAGGGACTCCCGGTGTCGATCCCGCGCGGACGCCGTGTCGACAACATGTTGACCGTCCCGTGGTCACTCGTCGCCGATCCGGCATAG